A window from Symbiopectobacterium purcellii encodes these proteins:
- the ubiU gene encoding ubiquinone anaerobic biosynthesis protein UbiU, which produces MELLCPAGNLPALKAAIDNGADAVYIGLKDDTNARHFAGLNFTDKKLQEASDYVHRHQRKLHIAINTFAHPNGYQRWERAVDMAANMGADALILADLAMLEYAAERYPHIERHVSVQASATNEEAIRFYQRHFAVHRIVLPRVLSIHQVKQLARTSPVPLEVFAFGSLCIMAEGRCYLSYYLTGESPNTVGSCSPARFVRWQQTEKGMESRLNNVLIDRYQDDENAGYPTLCKGRYLVGGERYHALEEPTSLNTLELLPELMAANIASVKIEGRQRSPAYVSQITRVWRQAIDRCLASPSTFTPSAEWMSALGAVAEGTQTTLGAYHRKWQ; this is translated from the coding sequence ATGGAATTACTGTGCCCCGCAGGGAACCTGCCCGCACTGAAAGCGGCAATTGATAACGGTGCCGACGCTGTTTACATCGGGCTAAAAGACGATACCAACGCACGCCACTTCGCCGGGTTGAACTTCACGGACAAAAAGTTGCAGGAGGCGAGCGACTATGTGCATCGCCATCAGCGCAAACTACATATCGCCATCAATACGTTCGCCCACCCCAACGGCTATCAACGCTGGGAGCGCGCTGTCGATATGGCCGCCAACATGGGGGCCGATGCGCTGATCCTGGCTGACCTTGCCATGCTTGAGTATGCCGCAGAGCGCTATCCGCATATTGAACGGCACGTCTCTGTACAAGCATCTGCCACTAACGAAGAGGCAATTCGTTTTTATCAGCGCCATTTTGCGGTTCACCGCATCGTACTGCCTCGCGTGCTGTCGATCCATCAGGTTAAACAGTTGGCGCGAACCAGTCCGGTGCCGCTGGAAGTGTTCGCGTTCGGCAGCCTGTGCATCATGGCTGAAGGTCGCTGTTACCTCTCCTACTACCTGACGGGAGAATCTCCCAATACCGTGGGTTCCTGTTCGCCTGCTCGTTTTGTGCGCTGGCAGCAAACCGAAAAAGGGATGGAATCGCGCTTGAACAATGTCCTGATCGACAGATATCAGGACGATGAAAATGCCGGTTATCCTACCCTGTGCAAAGGGCGTTATCTGGTCGGGGGCGAGCGTTACCACGCACTGGAAGAGCCAACCAGCCTGAATACGCTGGAGTTACTGCCGGAGCTAATGGCAGCCAACATTGCCTCAGTGAAAATAGAAGGACGCCAGCGCAGCCCAGCCTACGTCAGCCAAATCACCCGCGTCTGGCGACAAGCCATTGACCGTTGCCTCGCGTCTCCCAGCACCTTCACCCCGAGTGCGGAGTGGATGTCGGCGCTCGGGGCAGTGGCAGAAGGCACGCAGACCACGCTGGGTGCGTACCACCGTAAATGGCAATAA
- a CDS encoding luciferase-like monooxygenase, with product MSTDTQTTLFSHDIPFSVLDLAPIPQGATPRDAFHHSLDLAQHAEKWGYHRYWLAEHHNMTGIASAATSVLIGYLASGTERIRLGSGGVMLPNHSPLVIAEQFGTLESLYPGRIDLGLGRAPGTDQRTMMALRRHQNAEIDDFPRDVQELQRYFADAQPDQAVRAVPGQGLQVPLWLLGSSLYSAQLAAALGLPFAFAAHFAPDMLLQAMALYREKFKPSNTLNKPYAMVCVNVIAAETERDARFLFTSVQQQFLNLRRGQPGPLPEPVQNMDSLWSPAEQFGVDQALRLAIVGDNSKVQHGLRSLLRETKADEIMINGQIFDHQARRDSFERIMQIRQSVIG from the coding sequence ATGTCAACCGATACCCAAACAACACTGTTTTCTCACGATATCCCGTTTTCCGTTCTGGATTTAGCGCCGATCCCACAAGGCGCCACGCCCAGAGACGCCTTTCATCACTCGCTCGATCTGGCGCAGCACGCGGAAAAATGGGGCTACCACCGTTATTGGTTAGCCGAGCACCACAACATGACCGGTATCGCCAGCGCCGCAACCTCGGTGCTGATCGGTTATCTTGCTTCTGGCACAGAACGCATCCGGCTAGGATCCGGTGGCGTCATGCTACCAAACCACTCCCCGCTGGTGATCGCCGAGCAGTTCGGCACGCTGGAATCACTCTACCCTGGGCGTATCGATTTAGGCTTGGGACGCGCGCCGGGCACCGATCAACGCACCATGATGGCCCTGCGTCGCCACCAGAATGCGGAAATCGACGATTTCCCCCGCGACGTACAGGAATTACAACGCTATTTTGCCGATGCTCAACCAGACCAGGCGGTGCGCGCCGTGCCGGGCCAGGGCTTGCAGGTGCCGCTTTGGCTGTTGGGCTCCAGCCTCTACAGCGCACAATTAGCGGCAGCATTGGGGTTACCGTTTGCCTTCGCCGCGCATTTCGCCCCGGATATGTTGCTTCAGGCAATGGCATTGTATCGGGAGAAATTCAAACCCTCTAACACGCTGAACAAGCCCTATGCCATGGTGTGCGTGAACGTGATTGCGGCTGAAACTGAACGCGATGCGCGTTTCTTGTTCACCTCGGTGCAACAGCAGTTTCTGAATTTGCGTCGTGGGCAACCCGGACCGCTGCCTGAGCCAGTGCAAAATATGGATTCACTCTGGTCTCCAGCCGAACAGTTTGGCGTGGATCAAGCGCTGCGTTTGGCGATCGTCGGTGACAACAGTAAAGTGCAGCATGGTTTGCGCAGCTTGCTGCGAGAGACTAAAGCAGACGAGATAATGATCAACGGACAGATCTTTGATCATCAAGCGCGAAGAGACTCTTTCGAGCGGATCATGCAGATACGTCAGTCTGTGATCGGCTAA
- a CDS encoding U32 family peptidase, which yields MRYALGAILYYWQKMDVEAFYQAASQSSADIVYLGETVCSKRRAIKVGDWLDMAKQLAASGKQIVLSTLALIQAPSELSELKRYVENGEFLLEANDLGAVNMAADRHLPFVAGHALNCYNAHTLRLLHKQGMMRWCMPVELSRDWLSDLLDQCDALGFRHQFEVEVLGYGHLPLAYSARCFTARSENRAKDECETCCIKYPQGRAMLSQENQQVFVLNGIQTMSGYCYNLGNELASMQGLVDIVRLSPQSLDTLTLIDSFRANEQGQTPLPLTQDADCNGYWRRVAGLELVS from the coding sequence ATGAGATATGCGTTAGGTGCCATCCTTTACTATTGGCAAAAAATGGATGTGGAAGCCTTTTATCAGGCAGCCAGCCAGAGCAGTGCCGATATTGTCTATCTGGGTGAAACGGTGTGCAGCAAGCGGCGCGCCATCAAGGTGGGCGACTGGCTCGATATGGCAAAGCAACTTGCCGCCAGCGGCAAGCAAATTGTGTTGTCTACATTGGCGTTGATTCAGGCCCCCTCAGAACTCAGCGAATTGAAACGCTATGTGGAAAACGGTGAGTTCTTGCTGGAAGCCAACGATCTCGGCGCGGTGAACATGGCCGCAGACCGGCATTTACCCTTTGTCGCGGGCCATGCGCTTAACTGCTACAACGCCCACACGCTGCGTCTGTTGCATAAGCAAGGGATGATGCGCTGGTGCATGCCGGTTGAACTTTCCCGCGACTGGCTAAGCGACCTGCTCGACCAATGCGATGCCCTCGGTTTTCGCCATCAGTTCGAGGTAGAAGTGCTGGGTTACGGGCATTTGCCGTTGGCTTACTCAGCGCGCTGTTTCACCGCTCGCTCAGAAAACCGCGCCAAGGATGAGTGTGAAACCTGCTGCATCAAGTATCCGCAGGGGCGCGCCATGCTGTCGCAGGAAAATCAGCAGGTGTTTGTGCTCAACGGTATCCAGACCATGAGTGGTTATTGCTACAACCTCGGCAACGAACTGGCATCGATGCAAGGCTTGGTGGATATCGTTCGCTTGTCGCCGCAGTCGCTGGATACGCTGACCCTGATCGATAGCTTCCGCGCCAATGAGCAAGGCCAGACACCGCTGCCCCTGACGCAAGATGCCGATTGTAACGGCTACTGGCGACGCGTCGCCGGTCTGGAATTGGTATCCTGA
- a CDS encoding DEAD/DEAH family ATP-dependent RNA helicase — protein sequence MAEFETSFADLGLSAPILNALSDLGYEKPSPIQAECIPHLLNGRDVLGMAQTGSGKTAAFSLPLLHNIKPELKAPQMLVLAPTRELAVQVAEVCNDFSKHMHGVSVVALYGGQRYDVQLRALRQGAQIVVGTPGRLLDHLKRGTLDLSNLSGLVLDEADEMLRMGFIDDVENIMAQIPAQHQTALFSATMPEAIRRITRRFMKDPQEVRIQSSVTTRPDISQSYWTVHGMRKNEALVRFLEAEDFDAAIIFVRTKNATLEVAEALERSGYNSAALNGDMNQALREQTLERLKDGRLDILIATDVAARGLDVERISLVVNYDIPMDAESYVHRIGRTGRAGRAGRALLFVENRERRLLRNVERTMKLTIPEVDLPNVELLGERRLAKFAAKVQSQLESSDLDMYRALLAKLQPAEELDIETLAAALLKMAQGERPLILPPEPAIERRPRREFRDRDDRNDRGERRPSNDGERPQRRERRDVGEMQLYRIEVGRDDGVEVRHIVGAIANEGDISSRYIGNIKLFASHSTIELPKGMPGDLLTHFTRTRILNKPMNMQLIGDAQPFERNFNRDGQRSEGQRAPRRRPADIGQ from the coding sequence ATGGCAGAGTTTGAAACCTCTTTTGCTGACCTGGGGCTGTCCGCTCCTATTTTGAATGCACTGTCGGATCTGGGATATGAGAAGCCCTCTCCCATCCAGGCAGAATGTATTCCTCATTTGCTTAATGGCCGCGACGTGCTGGGTATGGCCCAGACCGGTAGCGGCAAGACGGCGGCGTTTTCATTACCGCTGCTGCACAATATCAAGCCTGAACTGAAAGCGCCGCAAATGCTGGTGCTGGCACCGACCCGTGAGTTGGCGGTGCAGGTGGCTGAAGTCTGTAATGATTTCTCTAAACACATGCACGGTGTGAGTGTGGTAGCGCTCTATGGCGGCCAGCGCTACGACGTTCAATTGCGTGCGCTGCGCCAGGGTGCGCAAATTGTTGTTGGTACACCGGGACGTCTGCTGGATCACCTGAAACGCGGTACGCTCGATCTTTCCAACCTGAGTGGTTTGGTGCTGGATGAAGCTGACGAAATGTTGCGTATGGGCTTCATTGACGATGTTGAAAACATCATGGCCCAGATCCCGGCTCAGCACCAAACGGCACTGTTCTCGGCAACCATGCCGGAAGCGATTCGCCGTATTACGCGCCGCTTTATGAAAGATCCGCAGGAAGTGCGCATTCAATCAAGCGTGACGACGCGTCCGGATATCAGCCAGAGCTACTGGACTGTGCACGGCATGCGTAAGAACGAAGCGCTGGTGCGTTTCCTGGAAGCGGAAGATTTTGACGCCGCCATTATTTTTGTGCGTACCAAGAATGCAACGCTGGAAGTGGCTGAAGCCCTGGAGCGTAGTGGGTACAACAGCGCGGCACTGAACGGTGACATGAACCAGGCGCTGCGTGAGCAGACGCTGGAGCGCTTGAAAGATGGTCGTCTGGATATTCTGATCGCCACCGACGTTGCGGCACGCGGTCTGGATGTGGAACGTATCAGCCTGGTGGTGAACTACGATATTCCGATGGATGCAGAATCCTACGTGCACCGTATTGGCCGTACTGGCCGCGCCGGTCGTGCTGGTCGTGCATTACTGTTTGTGGAAAACCGTGAACGCCGCCTGCTGCGCAACGTTGAACGCACCATGAAGCTGACAATCCCTGAAGTCGACCTGCCGAACGTTGAACTGTTAGGCGAGCGTCGTCTGGCGAAGTTTGCTGCCAAAGTGCAGTCGCAGCTCGAAAGCAGCGATCTGGATATGTACCGTGCGTTGCTGGCTAAGCTGCAACCGGCTGAAGAGCTGGATATCGAAACGCTGGCAGCGGCATTGTTGAAAATGGCGCAAGGTGAGCGTCCGCTGATCCTGCCGCCGGAACCGGCGATTGAGCGTCGTCCGCGCCGTGAATTCCGCGATCGTGATGATCGTAACGACCGTGGCGAGCGTCGCCCGAGCAATGACGGTGAACGCCCGCAGCGTCGTGAGCGCCGTGATGTGGGTGAGATGCAGCTGTATCGCATCGAAGTGGGTCGTGATGATGGTGTTGAAGTTCGCCATATCGTTGGCGCTATTGCCAACGAAGGGGATATCAGCAGCCGTTACATCGGCAACATCAAGCTGTTCGCATCGCACTCCACCATCGAATTGCCGAAGGGCATGCCGGGCGATCTGCTGACGCACTTTACCCGTACGCGTATCCTGAACAAGCCGATGAACATGCAACTGATCGGCGATGCACAACCGTTCGAACGTAATTTCAACCGTGATGGTCAACGCAGTGAAGGTCAACGCGCTCCGCGCCGCCGTCCTGCTGATATTGGTCAATAA